From Camelina sativa cultivar DH55 chromosome 20, Cs, whole genome shotgun sequence, the proteins below share one genomic window:
- the LOC104770816 gene encoding uncharacterized protein LOC104770816 isoform X1 has translation MIGFDCVSFLVYELQFSCCWLISQDNSLQAVWSCSPGDRRLISVDVLGDRISIFDSGPGMDSSDANSIDKWGKIGASLHRSQKSKAVGGKPPYLMPFFGMFGYGGPYACMHLGRRTLVSSKTKQSKKVFTLQLNREALIDNRSILGKNWKVDGGMRDPLEEEFKLSPHGSFTKVEIFESECKMPEIDQLQCRLKDIYFPYIQCDEISKTGRTERPVEFQVNGYDLAETVGGEVATTNLNSKGREFWFQIRFVHGEKTKGSFQEANARLKFAYLPIIREKESIYKESSTIILESFKTLSRLYVRRLGRLLPEVSWASIPFMEKGDRATTLQKSCQRVICFVDLDAGFSPTPSKTDLASQSPFTLALKNFGSKSKEKDNDVSFVLHREGKSLVLGQVDQDYKTWVLEMHKTYDEEEASGEDDAVVIFDSLNNKALRISPDCEAVRVHSIMKRKGMSWKRGQKIRILKGACGGVHKNDVYATIDYFLVEGFDDEAGGDARIICRQINYSEDEGCILSMTKEVSRLELRSSSSFPISIIDSGMCLPLDEIEWNRKIGKQREKDPSRIDLLDEKDCRALNIDGESSFGDSVRAGETPPKQIVAVVRPASFTSSKVSKRLDQKHIVKMDGDMLMEVEFQDTNIKSRDMNTKILYSDHCFPTSFKGFQGLYIFPLESKHPDMFNKAGIYNFCFSIGKSITAKKKVVVEPSSKVGSWKLASNLEFTEQYNVQVGSSLPPCSIACFDEYENQIPFTSVPTLEVELKASPGFERKIEMIEANLVDDGILKVENMLVETNGLDQIRPDYDATLMICSKDEPFSVSVACKIKPGPMKRVVEMYPEALENLLPDSTVQNYILEVFDGYNNHVAEGTNVQICTEGYCIKDSMGLNQKVDSFGCVDLSGILQVTAGYGKSISLSVMSGIDEIFKKESIIEKRELRLLTKLPDCCTAGTNLTNLKFKVTDSDGVIDTSIHHDENSGYFHTMSTESDSSSVESEVKYAFVHGFCKVPTLPLPESEGDFSLRVFHSRFREIHMSLKIQLTPAQTFERDEIGCSTPYPRMSFTPQSKMASTTNSSVAPTGQTPCSQFRVLNIKASSSTLGSQTGLMDMAQFTESLKEKLIRYSEHRVEVDERLKCLEAELNQAKEEFNTLQASLEHLGATFPECLSTKESMMKQIEEKHPDTAASVFCYLYRKGAPPQSLLLSKKGLFGLVAILGSVASTSLSRVLSEYLGEDLMLSLVCKSAQCGSSSAEYRRLQSEAVRLGRSITNHRFHVLCLDAIRPWKDGLLENDPQKKLAMDDPKLSDGDPIPGFKGYAVNMIDLDPVELCIQTYSGYGLRETLFYHLFGNLQVYETQKQVEAALPHINGGGAVSLDGFIAKGNGFIYSGCSKPEIHFPITVTENEEEKLRKLEAARDRVRMAAKKIEEEKCSLSKLDKKMKKTNEAYHNATNSLELIQTLPHEL, from the exons ATGATTGGGTTTGACTGTGttagttttcttgtttatgaACTCCAATTTTCATGTTGCTGGCTTATATCACAGGATAATTCTCTGCAAGCTGTGTGGTCTTGTTCGCCCGGAGATCGAAGACTGATTAG TGTCGATGTTCTCGGTGATCGAATTTCAATCTTTGATTCTGGTCCTGGAATGGACAGTAGCGACGCAAATTCTATTGATAAATG GGGGAAAATAGGGGCTTCATTACATAGGTCACAAAAATCCAAAGCTGTTGGAGGCAAACCACCATACCTTATG CCATTCTTTGGGATGTTTGGATATGGAGGTCCTTATGCttgtatgcatttaggaag GCGTACTTTGGTGTCTTCAAAGACGAAACAGTCTAAGAAAGTATTCACCTTGCAACTCAATCGAGAAGCTTTGATTGACAATCGTTCTATCTTGGGAAAAAACTGGAAG gtTGATGGTGGAATGAGGGATCCTCTAGAGGAGGAATTCAAGTTATCACCTCATGGAAGCTTCACAAAG GTTGAGATATTTGAATCCGAATGTAAAATGCCAGAAATAGATCAACTTCAGTGCAGACTTAAGGATATATACTTTCCTTACATTCAG TGTGATGAAATCTCTAAAACTGGGAGGACTGAAAGGCCTGTAGAGTTTCAG GTCAATGGATATGATTTAGCTGAGACAGTAGGTGGAGAGGTTGCCACTACCAACCTAAACTCCAAGGGTCGAGAATTTTGGTTTCAGATTCGATTCGTTCACggtgaaaaaacaaaag GGTCATTCCAGGAGGCAAACGCTCGCCTCAAGTTTGCTTATCTTCCAATCATACGG GAAAAAGAGAGTATTTACAAAGAGAGCAGTACTATTATTCTGGAAAGCTTCAAAACTTTAAGTCGTCTTTATGTACGAAGACTTGGTCGTCTACTCCCAGAAGTATCTTGG GCATCAATTCCGTTTATGGAAAAGGGGGACAGAGCCACTACTTTGCAGAAATCGTGTCAAAGAGTGATATGCTTCGTCG ATTTGGATGCTGGTTTTAGCCCAACGCCTTCAAAA ACCGATCTTGCAAGTCAAAGCCCCTTCACTTTGGCTCTGAAAAACTTTGGTAGTAAATCAAAGGAGAAGGATAACG ATGTCAGTTTTGTGCTACATAGAGAAGGAAAATCTTTAGTACTTGGGCAAGTGGACCAGGATTATAAGACTTGGGTTCTTGAGATGCATAAGActtatgatgaagaagaggcgTCAGGGGAAGACGACGCAGTCGTTATTTTTGATTCCTTGAATAACAAAGCTCTTCGCATTTCGCCTGATTGTGAAG CTGTGAGGGTGCACAGTATTATGAAGAGAAAAGGGATGTCATGGAAGCGTGGACAGAAGATCAGGATTCTGAAAGGTGCATGTGGAGGGGTTCACAAGAATGATGTCTATGCGACAATTGACTATTTTCTCGTTGAAGGTTTCGACGACGAAGCAGGCG GTGATGCCCGGATTATATgcag GCAAATCAATTACTCTGAAGATGAGGGATGCATTCTTTCAATGACTAAAGAAGTTTCAAGATTGGAACTACGAAGTTCTTCATCTTTTCCAATCAGTATTATTGACTCTGGAATG TGTCTACCTTTAGATGAAATTGAGTGGAATAGGAAAATTGGGAAGCAACGGGAAAAGGATCCATCGAGAATTGATTTGCTGGATGAGAAAGATTGCAGAGCATTGAACATTGATGGG GAATCATCATTTGGTGATTCAGTGCGTGCTGGAGAAACTCCCCCGAAACAGATTGTTGCAGTTGTTCGACCTGCTAGCTTCACATCTTCAAAAGTGTCGAAAAGGTTGGATCAGAAACATATTGTGAAGATGGATGGAGACATGCTCATGGAAGTAGAATTTCAAGATACGAATATAAAATCAAGGGATATGAATACCAAAATTTTGTATTCAGATCACTGTTTTCCTACATCCTTTAAGGGGTTTCAAGGTCTCTACATCTTTCCACTTGAGTCAAAGCACCCCGACATGTTCAATAAAGCTGGCATTTACaacttttgtttctctatt GGAAAATCGATTACTGCTAAGAAAAAGGTGGTTGTTGAACCGTCTTCGAAGGTGGGAAGTTGGAAACTTGCTTCTAATCTTGAGTTCACGGAGCAGTATAATGTTCA GGTGGGTTCTTCACTTCCTCCTTGCTCTATCGCTTGCTTTGATGAATATGAAAATCAGATACCATTCACTTCTGTTCCAACTCTGGAAGTTGAACTGAAAGCCAGCCCCGGATTCGAAAGAAAGATTGAAATGATTGAGGCCAACCTGGTAGATGATGGAATTCTCAAAGTCGAG AATATGCTCGTTGAGACTAATGGGTTAGATCAGATCAGGCCAGATTATGATGCAACCTTAATGATATGCTCAAAGGACGAACCATTTTCCGTCTCAGTTGCTTGTAAAA TTAAACCTGGGCCTATGAAGCGTGTTGTTGAGATGTATCCAGAGGCTTTGGAAAATTTGCTTCCAGATTCTACTGTTCAAAATTATATCTTGGAG GTGTTTGATGGATACAATAACCATGTTGCAGAAGGGACTAATGTTCAGATTTGTACTGAGGGCTATTGCATCAAAGACTCGATGGGCTTAAACCAAAAG GTTGATAGTTTTGGCTGCGTTGATCTGTCAGGAATTCTCCAAGTAACGGCCGGCTATGGGAAATCTA TATCACTCTCGGTTATGTCTGGTATTGATGAGATCTTCAAGAAAGAGTCTATAATTGAGAAACGAGAGCTCAGGCTCTTAACAAAG CTGCCCGACTGCTGTACTGCTGGTACAAATCTTACAAACCTCAAGTTCAAAGTGACGGATTCAGATGGTGTTATTGATACTAGTATCCATCATGATGAAAATTCTGGATATTTTCATACCATGAGCACTGAATCTGATTCAAGCAGTGTTGAGAGTGAAGTCAAATATGCATTTGTTCACGGGTTCTGCAAAGTTCCTACACTTCCCCTACCTGAGAGCGAGGGTGACTTTTCTCTTAGGGTTTTCCATTCTCGATTTCGCGAGATTCATATGAGCTTAAAG ATTCAGCTAACGCCTGCTCAAACATTTGAAAGAGATGAGATTGGGTGTTCTACACCTTATCCAAGGATGAGTTTCACACCTCAATCAAAGATGGCTTCAACCACAAATTCATCGGTGGCTCCAACTGGACAAACTCCATGTTCACAGTTTAGAGTTTTGAACATTAAGGCATCGTCATCGACTCTCGGTAGCCAAACTGGCCTGATGGATATGGCACAGTTCACTGAG AgcttaaaagaaaaactcattagATACAGTGAACACAGAGTGGAAGTAGATGAGCGTCTAAAATGTTTGGAAGCTGAACTAAACCAGGCTAAGGAAGAGTTTAATACCTTGCAAG CTTCTCTGGAACATCTCGGTGCTACGTTCCCAGAATGCCTATCCACAAAAGAATCAATGATGAAACAAATCGAAGAGAAGCATCCTGACACTGCAGCATCGGTTTTCTGTTATTTGTACAGAAAGGGTGCCCCTCCGCAGTCACTGCTTCTGTCAAAGAAAGGATTGTTTGGCCTTGTAGCTATTCTTGGTTCAGTTGCCTCCACCTCCCTTAGCAG GGTGTTGTCTGAATATTTGGGAGAAGACTTGATGCTCTCTTTGGTATGCAAATCGGCACAATGTGGCTCGAGTAGTGCTGAGTATCGCAGGCTTCAATCTGAAGCTGTTAGACTTGGAAGATCTATAACCAATCATCGGTTTCATGTTCTATGTCTTGATGCAATTAG ACCTTGGAAGGATGGGCTTTTGGAAAACGATCCTCAGAAGAAATTAGCCATGGATGACCCGAAGCTGTCCGATGGAGATCCCATACCGGGTTTCAAAGGCTATGCCGTGAACATGATTGATTTGGATCCAGTGGAGCTCTGTATACAAACATACTCAGGATACGGGCTTAGAGAGACGTTGTTCTACCATCTCTTTGGGAATTTACAGGTATATGAGACTCAAAAGCAAGTTGAAGCAGCTCTTCCACACATCAATGGTGGTGGTGCAGTTTCTTTAGATGGTTTTATCGCAAAAGGAAACGGATTCATATATTCCGGGTGCAG CAAACCGGAAATTCATTTCCCGATCACAGTaacagagaatgaagaagagaagctgaGAAAATTGGAAGCAGCAAGAGACAGAGTGAGAATGGCAGCGAAGAAGATAGAGGAGGAGAAGTGCTCATTGAGTAAgttagacaaaaaaatgaagaaaacaaatgaagcTTATCACAATGCAACGAACTCTTTAGAGCTAATCCAGACTCTGCCCCATGAGTTATGA
- the LOC104770816 gene encoding uncharacterized protein LOC104770816 isoform X2: MDSSDANSIDKWGKIGASLHRSQKSKAVGGKPPYLMPFFGMFGYGGPYACMHLGRRTLVSSKTKQSKKVFTLQLNREALIDNRSILGKNWKVDGGMRDPLEEEFKLSPHGSFTKVEIFESECKMPEIDQLQCRLKDIYFPYIQCDEISKTGRTERPVEFQVNGYDLAETVGGEVATTNLNSKGREFWFQIRFVHGEKTKGSFQEANARLKFAYLPIIREKESIYKESSTIILESFKTLSRLYVRRLGRLLPEVSWASIPFMEKGDRATTLQKSCQRVICFVDLDAGFSPTPSKTDLASQSPFTLALKNFGSKSKEKDNDVSFVLHREGKSLVLGQVDQDYKTWVLEMHKTYDEEEASGEDDAVVIFDSLNNKALRISPDCEAVRVHSIMKRKGMSWKRGQKIRILKGACGGVHKNDVYATIDYFLVEGFDDEAGGDARIICRQINYSEDEGCILSMTKEVSRLELRSSSSFPISIIDSGMCLPLDEIEWNRKIGKQREKDPSRIDLLDEKDCRALNIDGESSFGDSVRAGETPPKQIVAVVRPASFTSSKVSKRLDQKHIVKMDGDMLMEVEFQDTNIKSRDMNTKILYSDHCFPTSFKGFQGLYIFPLESKHPDMFNKAGIYNFCFSIGKSITAKKKVVVEPSSKVGSWKLASNLEFTEQYNVQVGSSLPPCSIACFDEYENQIPFTSVPTLEVELKASPGFERKIEMIEANLVDDGILKVENMLVETNGLDQIRPDYDATLMICSKDEPFSVSVACKIKPGPMKRVVEMYPEALENLLPDSTVQNYILEVFDGYNNHVAEGTNVQICTEGYCIKDSMGLNQKVDSFGCVDLSGILQVTAGYGKSISLSVMSGIDEIFKKESIIEKRELRLLTKLPDCCTAGTNLTNLKFKVTDSDGVIDTSIHHDENSGYFHTMSTESDSSSVESEVKYAFVHGFCKVPTLPLPESEGDFSLRVFHSRFREIHMSLKIQLTPAQTFERDEIGCSTPYPRMSFTPQSKMASTTNSSVAPTGQTPCSQFRVLNIKASSSTLGSQTGLMDMAQFTESLKEKLIRYSEHRVEVDERLKCLEAELNQAKEEFNTLQASLEHLGATFPECLSTKESMMKQIEEKHPDTAASVFCYLYRKGAPPQSLLLSKKGLFGLVAILGSVASTSLSRVLSEYLGEDLMLSLVCKSAQCGSSSAEYRRLQSEAVRLGRSITNHRFHVLCLDAIRPWKDGLLENDPQKKLAMDDPKLSDGDPIPGFKGYAVNMIDLDPVELCIQTYSGYGLRETLFYHLFGNLQVYETQKQVEAALPHINGGGAVSLDGFIAKGNGFIYSGCSKPEIHFPITVTENEEEKLRKLEAARDRVRMAAKKIEEEKCSLSKLDKKMKKTNEAYHNATNSLELIQTLPHEL, encoded by the exons ATGGACAGTAGCGACGCAAATTCTATTGATAAATG GGGGAAAATAGGGGCTTCATTACATAGGTCACAAAAATCCAAAGCTGTTGGAGGCAAACCACCATACCTTATG CCATTCTTTGGGATGTTTGGATATGGAGGTCCTTATGCttgtatgcatttaggaag GCGTACTTTGGTGTCTTCAAAGACGAAACAGTCTAAGAAAGTATTCACCTTGCAACTCAATCGAGAAGCTTTGATTGACAATCGTTCTATCTTGGGAAAAAACTGGAAG gtTGATGGTGGAATGAGGGATCCTCTAGAGGAGGAATTCAAGTTATCACCTCATGGAAGCTTCACAAAG GTTGAGATATTTGAATCCGAATGTAAAATGCCAGAAATAGATCAACTTCAGTGCAGACTTAAGGATATATACTTTCCTTACATTCAG TGTGATGAAATCTCTAAAACTGGGAGGACTGAAAGGCCTGTAGAGTTTCAG GTCAATGGATATGATTTAGCTGAGACAGTAGGTGGAGAGGTTGCCACTACCAACCTAAACTCCAAGGGTCGAGAATTTTGGTTTCAGATTCGATTCGTTCACggtgaaaaaacaaaag GGTCATTCCAGGAGGCAAACGCTCGCCTCAAGTTTGCTTATCTTCCAATCATACGG GAAAAAGAGAGTATTTACAAAGAGAGCAGTACTATTATTCTGGAAAGCTTCAAAACTTTAAGTCGTCTTTATGTACGAAGACTTGGTCGTCTACTCCCAGAAGTATCTTGG GCATCAATTCCGTTTATGGAAAAGGGGGACAGAGCCACTACTTTGCAGAAATCGTGTCAAAGAGTGATATGCTTCGTCG ATTTGGATGCTGGTTTTAGCCCAACGCCTTCAAAA ACCGATCTTGCAAGTCAAAGCCCCTTCACTTTGGCTCTGAAAAACTTTGGTAGTAAATCAAAGGAGAAGGATAACG ATGTCAGTTTTGTGCTACATAGAGAAGGAAAATCTTTAGTACTTGGGCAAGTGGACCAGGATTATAAGACTTGGGTTCTTGAGATGCATAAGActtatgatgaagaagaggcgTCAGGGGAAGACGACGCAGTCGTTATTTTTGATTCCTTGAATAACAAAGCTCTTCGCATTTCGCCTGATTGTGAAG CTGTGAGGGTGCACAGTATTATGAAGAGAAAAGGGATGTCATGGAAGCGTGGACAGAAGATCAGGATTCTGAAAGGTGCATGTGGAGGGGTTCACAAGAATGATGTCTATGCGACAATTGACTATTTTCTCGTTGAAGGTTTCGACGACGAAGCAGGCG GTGATGCCCGGATTATATgcag GCAAATCAATTACTCTGAAGATGAGGGATGCATTCTTTCAATGACTAAAGAAGTTTCAAGATTGGAACTACGAAGTTCTTCATCTTTTCCAATCAGTATTATTGACTCTGGAATG TGTCTACCTTTAGATGAAATTGAGTGGAATAGGAAAATTGGGAAGCAACGGGAAAAGGATCCATCGAGAATTGATTTGCTGGATGAGAAAGATTGCAGAGCATTGAACATTGATGGG GAATCATCATTTGGTGATTCAGTGCGTGCTGGAGAAACTCCCCCGAAACAGATTGTTGCAGTTGTTCGACCTGCTAGCTTCACATCTTCAAAAGTGTCGAAAAGGTTGGATCAGAAACATATTGTGAAGATGGATGGAGACATGCTCATGGAAGTAGAATTTCAAGATACGAATATAAAATCAAGGGATATGAATACCAAAATTTTGTATTCAGATCACTGTTTTCCTACATCCTTTAAGGGGTTTCAAGGTCTCTACATCTTTCCACTTGAGTCAAAGCACCCCGACATGTTCAATAAAGCTGGCATTTACaacttttgtttctctatt GGAAAATCGATTACTGCTAAGAAAAAGGTGGTTGTTGAACCGTCTTCGAAGGTGGGAAGTTGGAAACTTGCTTCTAATCTTGAGTTCACGGAGCAGTATAATGTTCA GGTGGGTTCTTCACTTCCTCCTTGCTCTATCGCTTGCTTTGATGAATATGAAAATCAGATACCATTCACTTCTGTTCCAACTCTGGAAGTTGAACTGAAAGCCAGCCCCGGATTCGAAAGAAAGATTGAAATGATTGAGGCCAACCTGGTAGATGATGGAATTCTCAAAGTCGAG AATATGCTCGTTGAGACTAATGGGTTAGATCAGATCAGGCCAGATTATGATGCAACCTTAATGATATGCTCAAAGGACGAACCATTTTCCGTCTCAGTTGCTTGTAAAA TTAAACCTGGGCCTATGAAGCGTGTTGTTGAGATGTATCCAGAGGCTTTGGAAAATTTGCTTCCAGATTCTACTGTTCAAAATTATATCTTGGAG GTGTTTGATGGATACAATAACCATGTTGCAGAAGGGACTAATGTTCAGATTTGTACTGAGGGCTATTGCATCAAAGACTCGATGGGCTTAAACCAAAAG GTTGATAGTTTTGGCTGCGTTGATCTGTCAGGAATTCTCCAAGTAACGGCCGGCTATGGGAAATCTA TATCACTCTCGGTTATGTCTGGTATTGATGAGATCTTCAAGAAAGAGTCTATAATTGAGAAACGAGAGCTCAGGCTCTTAACAAAG CTGCCCGACTGCTGTACTGCTGGTACAAATCTTACAAACCTCAAGTTCAAAGTGACGGATTCAGATGGTGTTATTGATACTAGTATCCATCATGATGAAAATTCTGGATATTTTCATACCATGAGCACTGAATCTGATTCAAGCAGTGTTGAGAGTGAAGTCAAATATGCATTTGTTCACGGGTTCTGCAAAGTTCCTACACTTCCCCTACCTGAGAGCGAGGGTGACTTTTCTCTTAGGGTTTTCCATTCTCGATTTCGCGAGATTCATATGAGCTTAAAG ATTCAGCTAACGCCTGCTCAAACATTTGAAAGAGATGAGATTGGGTGTTCTACACCTTATCCAAGGATGAGTTTCACACCTCAATCAAAGATGGCTTCAACCACAAATTCATCGGTGGCTCCAACTGGACAAACTCCATGTTCACAGTTTAGAGTTTTGAACATTAAGGCATCGTCATCGACTCTCGGTAGCCAAACTGGCCTGATGGATATGGCACAGTTCACTGAG AgcttaaaagaaaaactcattagATACAGTGAACACAGAGTGGAAGTAGATGAGCGTCTAAAATGTTTGGAAGCTGAACTAAACCAGGCTAAGGAAGAGTTTAATACCTTGCAAG CTTCTCTGGAACATCTCGGTGCTACGTTCCCAGAATGCCTATCCACAAAAGAATCAATGATGAAACAAATCGAAGAGAAGCATCCTGACACTGCAGCATCGGTTTTCTGTTATTTGTACAGAAAGGGTGCCCCTCCGCAGTCACTGCTTCTGTCAAAGAAAGGATTGTTTGGCCTTGTAGCTATTCTTGGTTCAGTTGCCTCCACCTCCCTTAGCAG GGTGTTGTCTGAATATTTGGGAGAAGACTTGATGCTCTCTTTGGTATGCAAATCGGCACAATGTGGCTCGAGTAGTGCTGAGTATCGCAGGCTTCAATCTGAAGCTGTTAGACTTGGAAGATCTATAACCAATCATCGGTTTCATGTTCTATGTCTTGATGCAATTAG ACCTTGGAAGGATGGGCTTTTGGAAAACGATCCTCAGAAGAAATTAGCCATGGATGACCCGAAGCTGTCCGATGGAGATCCCATACCGGGTTTCAAAGGCTATGCCGTGAACATGATTGATTTGGATCCAGTGGAGCTCTGTATACAAACATACTCAGGATACGGGCTTAGAGAGACGTTGTTCTACCATCTCTTTGGGAATTTACAGGTATATGAGACTCAAAAGCAAGTTGAAGCAGCTCTTCCACACATCAATGGTGGTGGTGCAGTTTCTTTAGATGGTTTTATCGCAAAAGGAAACGGATTCATATATTCCGGGTGCAG CAAACCGGAAATTCATTTCCCGATCACAGTaacagagaatgaagaagagaagctgaGAAAATTGGAAGCAGCAAGAGACAGAGTGAGAATGGCAGCGAAGAAGATAGAGGAGGAGAAGTGCTCATTGAGTAAgttagacaaaaaaatgaagaaaacaaatgaagcTTATCACAATGCAACGAACTCTTTAGAGCTAATCCAGACTCTGCCCCATGAGTTATGA